The Primulina eburnea isolate SZY01 chromosome 13, ASM2296580v1, whole genome shotgun sequence genome includes a region encoding these proteins:
- the LOC140810072 gene encoding transcription factor bHLH30-like, with the protein MQQQNTTEAYSTGGLVDGGAPTLTFPEVSQILPWNHSFNPTHFSTRDCDPFVLPPTPVPCYGGFFNRRPSGLQFGYEEPLSDHNLRLICDPLGQVMHSRSDPFGLHAELQKLTAQEIMDAKALAASKAHSEAERRRRERINAHLAKLRSLLPSTTKTDKASLLAEVIQHLKDLRRQTSQISETNQVPTEINELTVDNSLDEEGKLLIKASICCEDRPDLLSDLIQTLKSLKLRTLKAEITTLGGRVKNVLFITEDDQDLSESSSNDDDHEEQQHQQYCIDSIQEALKAVMEKYNGDDSGSGSVKRQRTNYQFS; encoded by the exons ATGCAGCAACAAAACACTACTGAGGCATACAGTACTGGAGGACTCGTGGATGGAGGGGCGCCAACACTTACTTTTCCTGAAGTATCGCAAATCCTGCCGTGGAATCACTCGTTCAACCCGACCCATTTCTCAACCCGTGACTGCGACCCATTCGTACTCCCTCCAACACCAGTACCATGTTATGGAGGTTTCTTCAATAGGAGGCCTTCTGGCTTACAATTTGGGTACGAGGAGCCACTTTCAGACCACAACTTAAGGCTAATTTGTGACCCTTTAGGGCAGGTGATGCACTCAAGATCCGACCCGTTTGGACTCCACGCGGAGCTCCAGAAACTCACAGCTCAAGAAATAATGGATGCCAAGGCTCTTGCAGCTTCCAAGGCACACAGTGAAGCTGAGAGGAGACGCAGAGAAAGAATCAATGCTCATCTTGCTAAGCTTAGAAGTTTACTCCCAAGTACAACTAAA ACAGATAAAGCTTCATTGCTAGCAGAAGTAATCCAACATTTGAAGGACCTAAGGCGCCAAACTTCTCAAATATCAGAAACAAATCAAGTCCCAACAGAGATAAACGAATTAACAGTGGATAACTCATTAGATGAAGAAGGTAAACTCTTGATCAAAGCTTCAATCTGCTGCGAAGACAGGCCAGATCTCTTATCAGACCTAATCCAAACCCTCAAGTCTTTGAAGTTGAGGACACTTAAAGCCGAAATTACGACACTCGGGGGACGAGTAAAGAATGTGCTTTTCATCACTGAAGACGATCAAGATTTATCAGAGAGTAGTAGTAACGACGATGATCACGAGGAGCAGCAACACCAGCAGTACTGTATAGATTCTATACAGGAAGCTCTTAAAGCAGTAATGGAGAAGTATAACGGAGATGATTCTGGTTCAGGGAGCGTTAAGAGGCAAAGAACAAACTATCAATTTTCTTGA